In Carassius carassius chromosome 38, fCarCar2.1, whole genome shotgun sequence, the genomic stretch CAGACAGGTAGAACTACGCAGGTAACAGAGAGGCTAAGACCTGAGACGAGAGGCTAGACCAGACACAGACAAGGGTTTATTAATGTCTAGGCTCTTATTTATGGTCAAGCATGGATAGTAACCGTCTCTCTTAGCAACAGGACAATGTGTGTCTCACATATCTTCTGACCATCCATGGTGTTCTTAACAAACCTGCTTGCGTCTGTGCTGTCGTAAGACCATGACAttttaacgcattctcatcccaaggcgtcatatactgaccctcttgacatttcgtcaacatcctacgcatatggcaccctctagcgtcaatatgagacacagattatgggttaaggttagggttagggttagggttagaccgctaggaggcccatttttatctgcttctaatattgacgctagagggtgccatgtgcgtaggatgttgacgaaatgtcaaaagggtcagtacatgacgccttgggatgagaacggtctggacaTTTCAGACATGTGGACTGACTGAGCACAGCTCGCCGGCAACATCGGAAATATGGATGTCTCCATTCACTGTAGTGAGTCACACATCAATAAACGCACAAGAATTCAGTGTGATGCATTCTCTTcggttttgtttttcagaaactCCATTATGTGGACATGAATTTTAAAACCCATCATGTGACACTTTGGACTGCTCAATGGAGATGACTACGATACTCACCGCGACAAACAGCCAAGGAAAAAGAATTCTTCAGGAACGTTCCGAACCCAACGTCACAAGTCTTCTGAATGCGTCCGCTCCCTTCCACCATCACATGAACAATGCCGTGCTGGGCGTTCTGCTCGGCACACTGTCGCTTCTGACGGTCATCATGAACCTGCTGGTGCTTTTTGCCGTTAGGAAGGAACGGACTTTACACACGGTGGGGAACCTGTACATCGTCAGCCTCTCGATAGCGGACCTCATTGTCGGGGCTACAGTCATGCCCTTGAATCTGGTCTACCTTCTTGAGGACGAGTGGAAACTGGGTCGCGTTATTTGCCAGTTCTGGCTGGTCATGGACTATGTGGCAAGCACGGCCTCCATTTTCAGCTTGTTCATCCTTTGCTTGGACAGGTACCGCTCCGTACGCCACCCCTTACATTATTTGAAGTATCGGACACGAGGTAGAGCGACTCTGCTGATTTGTAGCGCGTGGCTGCTCTCCATGACCTGGATTGTTCCCATCCTTGGCTGGCGGATGTTAGCTCAGGTCGACAGGAAGCCAGAGCTGGAGAACCAGTGCGACACAGACTTCCGCTTCGTGACCTGGTTCAAAGTTCTGACAGCCATCCTCAACTTCTACATTCCCTCCTTCCTCATGCTTCTGTTCTACTCACAGATTTTCATCGCAGTCCGCGATCATTACAGAGAGTGGGAGAACTTTGCCGGTCCGATGGTGAAAACAGAAACAGATGACACATTACAGAATGGAATGCAACTGCAGATAACCAAAGCCTCGGAGAGAGAGAGTCTGGCTTCACAAAACGAGGGCCTGCTGGATCAGTACAGTTTGGAGCAGCCTTACAACTCGAGGGACAATAACGAGGACAATAACGAGGACAATACCGATTCCTTGTCTGAGACAGAGAGGAAGAGTTGCTACAAGAAGAAACCGATGTTCAGCCTTTCGAAACGCATGAGAAAGAGCGTGCAAGACCCCAACGAGATTTCATTTCAGAGCGACGATGGGGAAACCGTTGCCGAAGGCCTGCCGTCATTATCTCTTGCCTTTCTGCAGTCCGAGAATAACCCTCAGCCCAAAACCTTCATAAATGCGAACAACTGTAACGTGTTAGTGCCAAACTCTGTTGGTAACATTTGTGAGAGTGCACCGACTGTGGATGTTGACAATTACACCACGGTTCACTGCAATCACAGCACTCCACCGTCCCCGCCGTCGCCCTGGGCTGAGAACAGCCCTCCGCTGGACACCACCGACTCACACCCCATCAAACAGACGTGGCAGAAGCTCTGTGAACAGTCCAAGCAGAGCATCCACAGCATGCGCATCCGGAAGGAGCGGAAAGCCGCCAGGCAGCTTGGCTTCATCATTGGCGTCTTCATGGTGTGCTGGATCCCGTACTTCATCACCTTCATGGTCATGGCTCTGTGTGAGACCTGTGTCCATCATGACCTTCATATGTTCACAATTTGGCTAGGGTACATCAACTCCACCCTGAATCCCTTCATATACCCCCTGTGCAATGGAAACTTCAAAAGGGTGTTCAAAAAGATATTTCATATTAACAGATAAAGTTTAGGAGAAAAACTGCAAACTTTTACCCCATTCTGCTCAATTAGTGTTTTCTGAAGCATTTCTTGTGACATGTTTGTACTTTGGTAGTTCTGTGCATCTGCCATGCTTGTGTTATTTTTGGGCATCTGAGATCTTGTAAATACAGAGCAACTGTATTATTTGTTGACTAGTGTCAGTTTGACACGTCTACAATCTGCATCAGATTATATGATAGATTTATTCAATCCAGAGTGTTTTAAAACTGGCTGtattttagaaaaacaaaatcacaCTATCACCTGAATCGTTGCTATTGTGGGTGATGTACGGTCAGGACAACTTGGGTTTGGTGTGTTTAATgcagaacatttttaaaaaagtccTGGCATTGATTATAAGTAGTATGTGTGGtgcatatatattaaatatgagtttgTTCATCAGGGAATGCACATTGTCTGCAGAGAGCTGGGAAATGCCACATACAAACAGGTTGAGCTGAACATTGAAATCCTGGGTGTAAACGTGGAACGTGACGTTGTAGTTTTGAAAGCAGTGGTGTATATTCTACAAATTGTCTGTATACATAAAACCCCTGGATGATTTACTGTGCAGTGCATTTCACCTgatctttgtttttattataaaaaataaaataaaagatgaagcgtgatttaaagaaatttatagGTAACCATTTCAAAAATACTGCATTTTACATGCCTGTGCACTGTGCAGTGATGAGGTGATGATGAAACAGACTACAAAGACTTCATGTTATGAAAAagcaattttattataaataatactacTGCAGTGCATTGCTAAGTCTCATTTAATTCTCTTTTTCTTCTACCAGTCTGCATTGTCAGCCCTCAATTAGTGCCTGTCACTTTCTGTGAAACCAAAGTGATTGGGTGCTTGGTTGAACAAAAATGCCATTCTTGCTCTAACCAGATTTAAATAGATGGTTTTCTTAAGGGGTTAACATAAACGGAGAAGTATGTTTTGGCAAACGTGGCATATGAC encodes the following:
- the LOC132118919 gene encoding histamine H1 receptor-like — protein: MEMTTILTATNSQGKRILQERSEPNVTSLLNASAPFHHHMNNAVLGVLLGTLSLLTVIMNLLVLFAVRKERTLHTVGNLYIVSLSIADLIVGATVMPLNLVYLLEDEWKLGRVICQFWLVMDYVASTASIFSLFILCLDRYRSVRHPLHYLKYRTRGRATLLICSAWLLSMTWIVPILGWRMLAQVDRKPELENQCDTDFRFVTWFKVLTAILNFYIPSFLMLLFYSQIFIAVRDHYREWENFAGPMVKTETDDTLQNGMQLQITKASERESLASQNEGLLDQYSLEQPYNSRDNNEDNNEDNTDSLSETERKSCYKKKPMFSLSKRMRKSVQDPNEISFQSDDGETVAEGLPSLSLAFLQSENNPQPKTFINANNCNVLVPNSVGNICESAPTVDVDNYTTVHCNHSTPPSPPSPWAENSPPLDTTDSHPIKQTWQKLCEQSKQSIHSMRIRKERKAARQLGFIIGVFMVCWIPYFITFMVMALCETCVHHDLHMFTIWLGYINSTLNPFIYPLCNGNFKRVFKKIFHINR